The genomic region CTAAAATTCAAATGCTTAATGTATAGTGTAAAAAAGGTAGAGCACTTACAAATGATCCTGGAAATGGAATCTATTTAGTCTCTTCAACGAATGACATGATCTTCTGTTCATATTTACATCTAGAAGTTATTTCGGATAGTCTCTAGATAAGTTACGCTATAAACCAGTACTACCGAATGTATATTATATCCAATGAGTTGCATTACCTGTATGATCAATGACAAACCTATTGAATTCCCCTTTAAATTTCGTGATCTTGATAAACTTAGTCCGTTTCCTAGCATAATTAAGTTTcattttgatttcatttgcAGAGAGAATCTGCACTGAAGAAGAAACATGATGAGCTTTGCAATAGTGGTCATGGAAGTCCCATAAGTGCTTCTGTCAGTTATAATGAAGTTTCAGGTTCGATCTTGCTTACTCAgctttcattttccttttgccCCGAAAATGGGGgacttgaaaagaaaagaaaaatgaaacagTTCACGAAACTTGCATGAGGTAAAAGtgaattgaattaattggTGTTGCATATATCAAACTGTAAAAGGCTTTCTCTTGATGTATTGAGTGCTCTCTCTTCTCAAGGTTCAGAAGAAAGTTTTGTCCAAAGTGGATTGGTAGCCAATGAAGCCAGTCTAGTGTCGGTCCCTTTCAATTTCTTCAAGGATGCCAAATTTGATATTGACAGCAGAGACAGAAGTGATTCTGTTGAGAAGCAAAAGAGCACAGTTAAGGATTACTCAGCACTGCCAACCTTTTCCTCTTGACTAACAAACCTTAAGTTTTCCTAATGTTCATTTCGTATGAATATTTAGAATGACAGAGATGAAAAAGAAGCAAATTCATCAGCCAAGTCCATGTCACAAGCAGCCAATGTCCATCTAACTGAATTATGTCCCCAGGATTCAGTTCCTTCAGAACTGGAGAAGGCTAATAACTCCAAGAAGCTGGGAGCAGCTGGGAAAGCCCATAGCAATGTAAGGAAAATGATAAGTGCGTTTGAGGATGGTCTAAATCAGGTATATGGAGCATATTGcttaaaattctcattttttattgCAACTTAGGCACATGATTAAGATTACTGGAACTTGGTCTGTGGCAGGATATGAAATCTTCTATTAAACCACTGCCAAAAAAACCTCAGACAAGAAACATTGGAATGGACTCTTTTCTAGCAAATTCACAGCTTAATGAAGTTGAGACAGAAAAGATCATACCACCGAAGGCAAATTTAGGAAGGATCAATACAAAAGAATTTGAACAAACCAATATATATTTTAGGGAAAAAGTACAGACAACTGGTTGTGTCAAACCTATATATGAGGCTGCATCATCTAAGGAAACTCAGCAGTTGAAGGAGTCAAATGCAGCATGTATTCAaactgaaagaaaaaatttagatttgaagaataaatttaaagttataCAGAAAGAAAGTGACGAGaaggaagagaagaaatatTCTGAAGACTTCAAGAGAGCATTAGAGAAAGCTGCATTCTCCCGCAGAACGCTTGACAAGCATTCAAAAGGCAACCAATCTTGGAACTTGTCTTCCAAAAAGCAACATTCTAGCAGAAATTTAGTAGCAAAGGAGGGTGGGGATGAGATTTTCCTAAAGGATCCACGAGGTGCTGAAGgcaatttaaatgaaaaattgaaatcagTGGCTATTTGGGGTGATGATCACTGTTCCATTGGAAGCTCTGGTCTCTGGATATTTCCAGGTGAAGCAAAATGCTTGTGCATAACAACTGGTGGCAAACAAATAATGGATCTAACGGGAGGTTTCTGGAATGAAACAAATACCCACCAAATAAAGTTGAGTGCTCGTGATCCAAAAAATACAGGAGAGGTTTGTAAGATATCCCATATAGCCTTGAAGTTTCACTGATATtggattaattaattttaatattttgggCCTCTGTCCTTTTATCATGTTTGTACTATAATATAGCAGAAGAAAATTACAGGTGTTGGAATCTGCCATTAATTTGTGTTGGGTTTCTATTTCCATAAACTGGTGAAAAAACGAAAAAGATATTACTGCAAATTTCTGTTTCTCTCTGTTAACTGCAATGATCTATAGTTATTATACTGCATGGGTGCATGCAGATTCCTGgaaaaataagtaagaaaatttattaatccagaaaatttattaatccTTCTGCAGCTTATAAAGATAAGAACATTCTTCAGAAGG from Theobroma cacao cultivar B97-61/B2 chromosome 9, Criollo_cocoa_genome_V2, whole genome shotgun sequence harbors:
- the LOC18588405 gene encoding uncharacterized protein LOC18588405 isoform X1 encodes the protein MPGTIQVTVLDFNGLDSSSTASKTSIKASMGKREYQTWDKGDFSFPLTTLRDNLIITLQDAEGNEISHTGVETRLVVEKGVWDDIFFLEGGGHVHMKLQFVLSEEERQRIRTLRESALKKKHDELCNSGHGSPISASVSYNEVSGSEESFVQSGLVANEASLVSVPFNFFKDAKFDIDSRDRSDSVEKQKSTNDRDEKEANSSAKSMSQAANVHLTELCPQDSVPSELEKANNSKKLGAAGKAHSNVRKMISAFEDGLNQDMKSSIKPLPKKPQTRNIGMDSFLANSQLNEVETEKIIPPKANLGRINTKEFEQTNIYFREKVQTTGCVKPIYEAASSKETQQLKESNAACIQTERKNLDLKNKFKVIQKESDEKEEKKYSEDFKRALEKAAFSRRTLDKHSKGNQSWNLSSKKQHSSRNLVAKEGGDEIFLKDPRGAEGNLNEKLKSVAIWGDDHCSIGSSGLWIFPGEAKCLCITTGGKQIMDLTGGFWNETNTHQIKLSARDPKNTGEVNADAGTGNEANGDAKSSSQKLRPKLENSRDPEHTIGPVGQVIRAIIMVSFATLVLLTRKKTYR
- the LOC18588405 gene encoding uncharacterized protein LOC18588405 isoform X2, which produces MKLQFVLSEEERQRIRTLRESALKKKHDELCNSGHGSPISASVSYNEVSGSEESFVQSGLVANEASLVSVPFNFFKDAKFDIDSRDRSDSVEKQKSTNDRDEKEANSSAKSMSQAANVHLTELCPQDSVPSELEKANNSKKLGAAGKAHSNVRKMISAFEDGLNQDMKSSIKPLPKKPQTRNIGMDSFLANSQLNEVETEKIIPPKANLGRINTKEFEQTNIYFREKVQTTGCVKPIYEAASSKETQQLKESNAACIQTERKNLDLKNKFKVIQKESDEKEEKKYSEDFKRALEKAAFSRRTLDKHSKGNQSWNLSSKKQHSSRNLVAKEGGDEIFLKDPRGAEGNLNEKLKSVAIWGDDHCSIGSSGLWIFPGEAKCLCITTGGKQIMDLTGGFWNETNTHQIKLSARDPKNTGEVNADAGTGNEANGDAKSSSQKLRPKLENSRDPEHTIGPVGQVIRAIIMVSFATLVLLTRKKTYR